The following are encoded in a window of Bacillus xiapuensis genomic DNA:
- the sspI gene encoding small acid-soluble spore protein SspI, which yields MNFNLRQAVLNNISGSSQEQLEQTIVDAVQRNEEKMLPGLGVLFEVFWQHADAQEKQHMLQTLEDGLK from the coding sequence ATGAACTTTAATTTGCGGCAAGCCGTTTTAAACAATATCAGCGGCAGTTCCCAGGAACAGCTGGAGCAGACAATCGTTGATGCCGTCCAGCGGAATGAGGAAAAAATGCTTCCCGGTCTCGGCGTCCTGTTTGAAGTTTTTTGGCAGCATGCCGATGCGCAGGAAAAGCAGCATATGCTCCAAACCCTTGAAGACGGTTTAAAATAA
- a CDS encoding helix-turn-helix domain-containing protein: protein MSVLYELVKESKENNQALQAVIDLFEPKIKKSLYLTDHKEKEDLAQELKCKLIRSIRTYDMDSTPGFWELKEHIQQYHKNSV, encoded by the coding sequence ATGTCAGTATTGTACGAGCTTGTGAAAGAATCGAAAGAAAACAACCAGGCGCTTCAAGCCGTGATCGATTTATTTGAACCGAAAATAAAAAAATCTCTGTATTTAACAGATCATAAAGAGAAAGAGGATCTGGCGCAGGAATTAAAATGTAAGCTAATCCGTTCCATTAGAACCTACGATATGGATTCCACGCCGGGCTTTTGGGAGCTGAAGGAGCATATTCAGCAGTATCACAAAAATTCGGTATAA
- a CDS encoding YvrJ family protein: MTVIELPQWISIIGNFGFPIAITIYLFMRFEKKLEKLELVIVQLSEVIKEHRKE, encoded by the coding sequence GTGACGGTCATTGAACTGCCTCAATGGATTTCTATTATCGGCAATTTCGGCTTTCCTATCGCGATCACGATTTATCTATTTATGAGATTTGAAAAAAAGTTAGAGAAGCTTGAACTAGTCATTGTTCAGTTATCGGAGGTCATCAAAGAACATAGAAAGGAATGA
- a CDS encoding sigma-70 family RNA polymerase sigma factor gives MFGFDDMEKECCRELKMFLQENKEFFGHVIVQSFLKKKENKCLLIEAICTGNKDIRKKIDTEFKKFYFQIRFTTFISDTLYYNAINYDKRIRKIAQRHPLIINKPVGEEDGNTLEDVLMDPYAEIKIEDLLQSSSIEDYIVDSVLYEALKELPPKQKQVIDLAYVKGLSNTEISKRLGKTQQAVSKLHKKALEKINKTIIQKGGVIRDGH, from the coding sequence ATGTTTGGATTCGATGACATGGAAAAAGAATGCTGCCGGGAATTAAAGATGTTTTTACAGGAAAATAAAGAATTTTTCGGTCATGTGATCGTTCAATCATTTCTAAAGAAAAAAGAAAATAAATGCTTGCTTATTGAAGCGATTTGCACAGGAAACAAAGATATTCGGAAAAAAATCGATACGGAATTCAAGAAATTTTATTTCCAAATCCGCTTTACAACCTTTATTTCCGACACACTGTATTATAATGCGATCAATTATGACAAACGAATCAGAAAAATAGCACAGCGGCACCCTTTAATCATCAACAAACCGGTAGGAGAGGAAGATGGGAACACTTTAGAAGATGTGCTCATGGACCCTTATGCTGAGATCAAAATAGAAGATTTGCTGCAAAGCTCCAGCATAGAGGACTACATTGTGGATTCTGTGTTATATGAAGCGTTAAAAGAGCTGCCTCCCAAACAAAAACAAGTGATCGACTTAGCTTATGTAAAGGGCTTGTCCAATACAGAAATCAGCAAACGGTTAGGAAAGACGCAGCAGGCTGTTTCAAAGCTTCATAAAAAAGCTCTTGAAAAAATAAATAAAACCATTATCCAAAAGGGAGGGGTCATTCGTGACGGTCATTGA